One stretch of Niallia sp. XMNu-256 DNA includes these proteins:
- the hemG gene encoding protoporphyrinogen oxidase, giving the protein MSTILVIGGGVTGLSAMYTLQKWKKESGIDVQLILAEAGAELGGKIRTVKDGGFLMETGADSIVTRKIKEMPIIKDLGLEEEIVYNHAGQSFLFTEGELKLIPKDSVFGIPASLESLAKSTLVSSEGKVEALKDFYTKNDRFTKSASVGEFLEYFLGKELVEKQISPVLSGVYSGDLYELTIESTLPYILDYKEKYGSIIQGFYENKAQFQSDGKQRFLSFRNGLNTLIEAYQQKFEDVEVRKNAKVSGIDQADHRYLVTFENGDSIAADQIIFSVPHTVAQGFFKDEDLREEFQQLKNSSMISIYMGFHVSDEVLPLDGTGFITQKGEAVFCDACTWTSRKWKHTSKEGNLLVRLFYKSSNPYFGALKDLSEQELLHVVQADLKKSLGLDIEPSVSVVTNWTDNMPNYLITHSTTVKNLETKLESNYPGILLAGASYYGVGIPDCIVNGENVASKVISQL; this is encoded by the coding sequence GTGAGTACTATACTAGTTATTGGCGGAGGAGTTACTGGTTTATCTGCCATGTATACATTACAGAAATGGAAGAAAGAAAGTGGGATCGATGTTCAGTTAATTTTGGCTGAAGCGGGCGCAGAGCTAGGTGGGAAAATCCGAACAGTCAAAGATGGCGGATTCTTAATGGAAACAGGCGCTGATTCGATTGTAACCCGTAAGATCAAAGAAATGCCAATTATAAAGGATCTCGGCTTGGAAGAGGAAATCGTCTACAATCATGCAGGTCAATCTTTTCTGTTTACTGAAGGTGAGCTAAAATTGATTCCGAAAGATTCGGTGTTTGGAATTCCTGCAAGCCTTGAATCTTTGGCAAAAAGTACCCTTGTTTCATCAGAAGGAAAAGTGGAAGCGCTTAAAGATTTTTATACTAAAAATGATAGGTTTACGAAGAGTGCTTCAGTCGGTGAATTCTTAGAATACTTCTTAGGAAAAGAATTAGTCGAAAAGCAGATATCACCCGTTCTTTCAGGAGTATATTCCGGGGATTTGTATGAACTAACGATTGAATCTACCCTCCCATATATATTGGATTATAAAGAGAAGTATGGAAGCATTATACAAGGTTTTTATGAAAATAAAGCTCAATTTCAAAGCGATGGAAAACAACGATTTTTATCGTTTAGAAATGGTTTAAATACATTAATCGAAGCGTATCAACAAAAGTTTGAAGATGTTGAGGTTCGTAAAAATGCAAAAGTGAGTGGGATTGACCAAGCGGATCATCGTTATCTAGTAACATTTGAAAATGGTGACTCCATCGCAGCCGATCAAATTATCTTTAGTGTTCCACATACAGTAGCACAAGGCTTTTTTAAGGATGAAGATCTTCGGGAGGAATTCCAACAGTTGAAAAACAGTTCAATGATCAGCATCTATATGGGATTCCATGTTTCAGATGAGGTTTTGCCATTAGATGGTACGGGCTTTATTACCCAGAAAGGGGAAGCCGTATTTTGCGATGCATGTACTTGGACTAGTCGAAAATGGAAACATACTTCCAAGGAAGGTAACTTGCTAGTTCGCTTATTTTATAAAAGCAGTAACCCCTATTTCGGGGCTTTAAAAGACTTATCAGAACAAGAGCTCCTTCATGTTGTCCAAGCAGATTTGAAAAAAAGCCTTGGACTGGATATCGAACCAAGTGTTAGTGTCGTTACAAATTGGACAGACAATATGCCAAATTATTTGATTACGCATTCAACAACAGTCAAAAATTTGGAAACGAAATTAGAAAGTAACTATCCTGGAATCTTATTAGCAGGTGCTTCTTATTACGGAGTAGGAATTCCAGATTGTATTGTAAACGGAGAAAACGTGGCAAGTAAAGTTATTTCTCAACTTTAA
- a CDS encoding LL-diaminopimelate aminotransferase, producing the protein MQLIASEKVQSMATSIFTELANKKRQAINKGVDVIDLSVGSPDMAPPDYVVDTLVKYSQDTTRYGYTLKGLDEFHQAVQYFYKKRYDVDINSDDEVLQLMGSQDGLAHLATAIIDPGDYVLVPDPGYPIYEHGVTIAGGSIYPMPLLEDNDFLPKLDEIPVHILEKTKMMIISYPGNPVTALASKGFFEEVVEFAKKHQILVVHDFAYSELIWDGRPSLSFMSVEGAKDVGIEFNSLSKTFNMAGCRIGYAVGNKEALKVLATFKSNIDYGIFYPIQMAAVAALTSDFQVLDEQVKEYEKRRDALLAGLEKAGWKVEKSPATMFVWAKIPAGWSSREFAFALIEKAGVAVVPGDAFGAQGEGYVRMAIVQPSEKLTQAAERIRLFLNTNQPSK; encoded by the coding sequence ATGCAGTTAATCGCTTCGGAGAAAGTACAAAGTATGGCCACGAGTATTTTTACTGAATTGGCTAATAAAAAGCGGCAGGCAATTAATAAGGGTGTTGATGTTATTGATTTAAGTGTTGGAAGCCCTGATATGGCACCGCCAGACTATGTAGTTGATACTCTAGTAAAATATAGTCAAGATACAACGAGATATGGTTATACGTTAAAAGGGCTTGATGAATTTCATCAAGCTGTACAATATTTTTATAAAAAACGGTATGATGTCGATATCAATTCAGACGATGAAGTTCTGCAGTTAATGGGATCACAAGATGGACTTGCCCACTTGGCAACAGCCATAATTGATCCAGGTGACTATGTTCTTGTTCCAGATCCAGGTTATCCGATTTATGAACATGGTGTAACAATTGCTGGGGGTAGCATATATCCTATGCCATTGCTTGAGGATAATGACTTTCTACCAAAGTTAGATGAAATTCCAGTACATATTTTGGAAAAAACAAAAATGATGATTATTAGTTATCCTGGGAATCCGGTGACAGCGCTCGCAAGTAAAGGATTTTTTGAGGAAGTTGTTGAATTTGCGAAAAAACATCAAATTCTTGTGGTTCATGATTTTGCTTACTCCGAATTGATTTGGGATGGTAGACCAAGCTTGAGTTTCATGTCAGTTGAGGGGGCAAAAGACGTCGGCATTGAATTCAATTCATTGTCAAAAACATTTAATATGGCAGGATGTCGAATTGGCTATGCAGTTGGGAACAAAGAAGCACTAAAGGTTTTGGCTACTTTTAAATCAAATATTGATTATGGTATTTTTTATCCAATTCAAATGGCGGCAGTTGCTGCACTCACCTCGGATTTTCAAGTATTAGATGAACAAGTGAAAGAATATGAAAAACGTCGGGATGCTTTACTGGCAGGCTTGGAGAAAGCCGGTTGGAAAGTAGAAAAGTCTCCAGCAACAATGTTTGTTTGGGCGAAAATCCCTGCAGGTTGGTCCTCGCGAGAATTTGCCTTTGCCTTAATTGAAAAAGCAGGGGTTGCAGTCGTACCGGGTGATGCGTTTGGCGCTCAAGGTGAAGGATACGTTCGAATGGCCATCGTTCAACCATCTGAAAAACTAACTCAAGCTGCGGAGCGGATACGATTGTTTCTAAATACCAATCAACCTTCAAAATAA
- the fetB gene encoding iron export ABC transporter permease subunit FetB, which produces MSLGAILLSFIFVIMALFLSNAFKLGLGRDLIISSIRATIQLLIVGYILKLVFGFDNPIAVILMLLVMIVVAAKNAAKRGKGLPHIFTKIFITITIVEIVTQAFLLGLEIIPPKPAYIIPISGMIIGNSMVIANLFLNRLKGEVEMRKEEVQLVLSLGGTVKQAIHPILKQSIKSSLIPTIDSQKTIGLVQLPGMMSGQIIAGADPLQAVRFQLLIVFLIMSAASITAIILGFLIYPSLFNKDQQLTISKWE; this is translated from the coding sequence ATGAGTTTAGGTGCAATTTTACTTAGTTTTATTTTCGTTATTATGGCCCTATTTCTCTCCAATGCTTTTAAATTGGGGCTAGGTCGGGATCTTATAATTTCAAGTATTCGAGCGACGATCCAATTACTAATTGTGGGGTATATTTTAAAACTCGTATTTGGCTTCGATAATCCAATTGCTGTGATCCTAATGCTACTAGTAATGATCGTAGTCGCTGCAAAAAATGCAGCAAAGCGCGGAAAAGGATTACCTCATATTTTCACAAAGATATTTATTACAATTACCATTGTAGAAATCGTTACACAAGCGTTTTTATTAGGGCTTGAAATCATCCCTCCTAAACCGGCGTATATTATTCCGATTAGCGGGATGATTATCGGGAATTCAATGGTGATTGCAAATTTATTTCTTAACCGACTAAAGGGCGAAGTAGAGATGAGAAAAGAGGAAGTTCAACTCGTTTTGTCACTTGGAGGGACAGTGAAACAGGCGATTCATCCGATTCTAAAACAATCTATTAAATCAAGCCTGATTCCGACGATTGATAGTCAGAAAACGATTGGACTTGTACAACTACCTGGCATGATGTCCGGTCAAATTATTGCAGGCGCTGACCCCCTTCAGGCTGTCCGTTTTCAACTATTAATTGTGTTCCTTATTATGTCAGCAGCCTCCATCACAGCCATTATTCTCGGGTTTCTCATCTACCCTAGCTTATTTAATAAAGACCAACAATTAACTATTAGTAAGTGGGAATAA
- a CDS encoding phosphate ABC transporter ATP-binding protein: MQLLENESIHERPELEFVNVSKTFQQQSESLQVLKGISGKVEKGSILTLIGPSGSGKSTLISLTNLLQTPDEGQIYIGGQEIREWDIQELRRKVGIAFQAAPMMQGTALENLSLPAILKGEPLPDPQKYMKYVGLSDELLSREAKELSGGQKQRLSLARTLVNEPAILLLDEVTSALDSVAAHEIEELILRINKERKTTILWVTHDLSQAERVGDQTWFLMDGKVIEAAPTREFFNKPAHDLTKEFLETKKVYI; this comes from the coding sequence ATGCAACTACTAGAAAATGAATCAATACACGAGAGACCCGAATTAGAATTTGTAAATGTTAGTAAAACGTTTCAGCAACAAAGTGAGTCATTGCAAGTGTTAAAAGGGATTAGTGGGAAAGTTGAAAAAGGCTCTATATTAACTCTAATCGGTCCATCTGGTTCAGGAAAAAGCACGTTAATTTCGTTAACCAATTTACTGCAAACTCCAGATGAAGGTCAAATTTACATAGGCGGCCAGGAAATTCGAGAATGGGATATCCAAGAACTTAGACGTAAAGTAGGAATCGCTTTTCAGGCTGCACCAATGATGCAAGGAACAGCGCTCGAAAATTTATCGCTCCCTGCTATTTTAAAAGGAGAGCCGCTGCCGGACCCCCAGAAGTATATGAAATATGTAGGTCTATCAGATGAACTTTTATCTAGAGAGGCAAAAGAACTTTCCGGAGGTCAAAAACAAAGATTGTCACTTGCCCGAACGCTTGTGAATGAACCAGCCATATTATTATTGGATGAGGTGACATCAGCCCTTGATTCGGTTGCAGCCCATGAAATTGAAGAACTTATTTTACGGATTAATAAAGAGAGGAAAACGACCATCCTTTGGGTGACTCATGACCTCTCACAGGCAGAACGGGTCGGTGATCAAACATGGTTTTTAATGGATGGGAAAGTGATTGAAGCAGCTCCTACTCGGGAATTCTTCAACAAACCAGCTCATGACCTGACAAAGGAATTTTTAGAAACGAAGAAGGTATATATATGA
- a CDS encoding sulfurtransferase: MIPIFVSTEWLVDRLDDPNLRIIDATTFLGPPLHEAYMDVSSGREAYEKNHIKGAVFADLYEDFSETESELSFTHPSREKFIKNIRDLGVGEETYVVVYDQGITDDAIVAVSYWASRFAWQLRYEGFDRVAVLDGGFIKWLEERRPTTSQLNSYPQGNFAGVRRPELFVTKEDVLQSLDDEDIIIVDSLPRESYNGDPNSLERSGHIPGSVNIFFGIQSNSKTKETSPDGDIQEIFEKAGVLDPDKKVIIYCGFAVAATWVALLLNKLGQNNVAVYDGSMEEWASNLSLPLEVNFKN, translated from the coding sequence GTGATTCCTATATTTGTTTCAACAGAATGGTTAGTTGATCGATTAGATGACCCTAATCTTAGAATTATAGATGCAACAACGTTTTTAGGACCCCCTTTACATGAAGCATATATGGATGTTTCATCGGGACGAGAGGCCTATGAGAAGAACCATATTAAGGGGGCCGTTTTTGCTGATTTATATGAAGACTTTTCTGAGACAGAATCAGAACTTTCCTTCACCCACCCTTCTCGAGAGAAATTTATCAAAAATATCCGTGACCTCGGTGTTGGTGAGGAGACTTATGTAGTCGTTTATGATCAAGGAATAACAGATGACGCTATTGTAGCTGTATCGTACTGGGCGTCTCGCTTCGCATGGCAACTACGCTATGAAGGCTTTGACCGAGTTGCTGTACTTGACGGTGGCTTTATTAAGTGGCTAGAAGAAAGGCGTCCAACTACTTCACAATTGAACTCTTACCCACAAGGGAATTTTGCAGGTGTAAGAAGGCCTGAATTATTTGTCACAAAAGAGGATGTGCTACAATCGCTAGATGATGAAGATATTATAATTGTTGATAGCTTACCCCGAGAAAGCTATAACGGGGATCCGAATAGTCTAGAAAGAAGTGGCCATATTCCTGGAAGTGTAAATATCTTTTTTGGCATCCAGTCAAACTCTAAAACTAAAGAGACCTCACCTGATGGAGATATTCAGGAAATCTTTGAAAAAGCAGGTGTATTGGACCCGGATAAAAAGGTAATTATATATTGTGGGTTTGCAGTTGCTGCAACTTGGGTAGCTCTACTATTAAATAAACTAGGACAAAATAATGTGGCTGTTTATGATGGCTCCATGGAGGAATGGGCCAGTAATTTATCATTACCACTCGAAGTGAATTTTAAAAATTAA
- a CDS encoding YbaN family protein encodes MLLGFLCVGLGIIGIVLPILPTTPLFLLATFFFVKGSDKFDRWFKGTKLYKKYLEDFVRERAMTRKQKWTILLTADAMIAIPFFILDSNLVKILLILVVAYKYYYFMTKIKTIEAH; translated from the coding sequence ATACTACTAGGATTTTTATGTGTAGGGTTAGGGATTATTGGAATTGTTCTTCCGATCCTGCCGACTACACCATTATTCCTCTTAGCAACATTCTTTTTTGTAAAAGGTTCGGATAAATTCGATCGCTGGTTTAAAGGGACGAAATTATATAAAAAATATCTTGAAGATTTTGTTAGAGAGAGAGCGATGACACGTAAGCAAAAGTGGACAATTTTATTAACTGCAGATGCAATGATTGCTATTCCGTTTTTTATTTTGGACAGCAATCTTGTGAAAATCTTACTTATCCTCGTCGTAGCTTATAAGTATTATTATTTTATGACAAAAATTAAAACGATAGAAGCTCACTGA
- a CDS encoding selenium metabolism-associated LysR family transcriptional regulator gives MDLHQLFVFTKVVEHRSFSKAAEDIYLSQSTVSSHIHSLEKSLNVTLFDRVGRESILTPYGERLYKWALKLLQLKDEALLDLNEGMSHMKGNIRIAASSVPGQFIIPKMVKIFRKDHQGVTFYVDQSSSKGVAERVLNGSVDFGILGEKYENDKLRFIPLLKEKLVLITPKDMELTCPVYLTDVVNYPFIMRHSDSGTNAMVERFLKDNKIAKEKLNVIAYADNSQSVIQFVIEGIGVSVISEIAAKEHAKMNQINMYFFEDFKTERNFYLTYHINRTQSLISKKLIEQAPNLV, from the coding sequence ATGGATTTACATCAACTTTTTGTTTTTACAAAGGTCGTAGAGCATAGAAGCTTTTCGAAAGCAGCGGAAGATATTTATTTAAGTCAATCGACGGTAAGTTCCCATATTCACTCACTTGAAAAATCCTTAAATGTTACGCTATTTGATCGTGTTGGCAGGGAAAGTATCCTAACACCGTACGGAGAGCGTTTATATAAATGGGCGTTAAAATTACTACAGCTGAAGGATGAGGCCTTGCTTGATTTGAATGAGGGAATGAGCCATATGAAAGGAAATATCCGGATTGCGGCCAGTTCGGTTCCAGGGCAATTCATCATCCCTAAAATGGTTAAAATCTTTAGAAAAGACCATCAAGGGGTCACTTTCTATGTGGATCAATCTTCATCAAAAGGTGTGGCTGAAAGGGTGCTAAATGGTTCTGTTGATTTTGGAATTTTAGGAGAAAAATATGAAAATGATAAGCTTCGCTTTATTCCTCTTTTAAAGGAGAAGCTAGTATTGATCACACCAAAAGATATGGAGTTAACATGCCCTGTTTATCTGACAGATGTAGTTAACTATCCATTCATCATGAGGCATTCAGATTCTGGAACGAATGCGATGGTGGAACGATTTCTGAAAGACAACAAGATTGCCAAGGAAAAGTTAAATGTGATTGCCTATGCAGATAATAGTCAAAGTGTCATTCAATTTGTAATTGAAGGAATTGGCGTCTCAGTCATATCTGAAATTGCCGCTAAGGAACATGCGAAAATGAATCAAATCAATATGTACTTTTTCGAAGATTTTAAAACGGAAAGAAATTTTTATTTAACTTATCATATAAATCGCACTCAATCATTAATTTCTAAGAAACTGATTGAACAGGCACCCAATTTAGTATAA
- a CDS encoding pirin family protein has product MLRKIDHRQMGKSNQGWLQSIFHFSFAEYYNPENINFGVLRVINDDQIAPGTGFGTHPHRDMEIISYVVDGALTHADSMGNQRTIERGHVQYMSAGTGVLHSEYNRKNDPLRMLQIWIFPDKQGYTPNYGDFLFDWEERKNKWLHMVSSKEGNAPVKVNQDVNFYSLELEKGNEIDFQVSSGRQAYLVQIEGNSTINGLSLEARDALEMVEEGVEIKADETSHFLVIEMSV; this is encoded by the coding sequence ATGTTAAGAAAAATTGATCACCGCCAAATGGGCAAAAGTAACCAAGGTTGGCTTCAAAGTATATTTCATTTTTCATTTGCCGAGTATTATAATCCTGAAAATATTAACTTTGGCGTATTAAGAGTCATTAATGACGATCAAATTGCACCAGGAACAGGATTTGGAACCCATCCCCACCGAGATATGGAAATTATCTCCTACGTTGTAGACGGAGCTTTAACACACGCGGATAGTATGGGCAATCAAAGAACGATAGAGCGGGGACATGTTCAATATATGAGTGCTGGTACAGGTGTGCTGCATAGTGAATATAACCGTAAAAATGACCCTTTAAGAATGCTGCAAATTTGGATTTTCCCTGATAAGCAAGGCTATACACCAAATTATGGCGATTTCCTGTTTGATTGGGAAGAAAGAAAAAATAAGTGGCTTCATATGGTATCAAGTAAAGAGGGAAATGCGCCTGTAAAAGTTAATCAGGATGTCAACTTTTATTCACTTGAACTTGAAAAAGGAAATGAGATTGACTTTCAAGTTAGCTCTGGACGCCAAGCTTACTTAGTACAAATTGAAGGGAATTCAACGATCAATGGCCTTTCACTAGAAGCTAGAGATGCACTAGAAATGGTTGAAGAGGGAGTCGAAATTAAAGCAGATGAAACCTCTCATTTTTTAGTCATCGAAATGAGCGTTTAA
- the dmpG gene encoding 4-hydroxy-2-oxovalerate aldolase: MTNERDILITEVALRDGSHAVNHQFTVEQVRDIAKGVAEANIPYIEVAHGDGLAGSSLQYGFSKVDEMELIEAAVDAVDGKSKVAVLLLPGIGTLTELKQAADLGVKMARIATHVTEADVAPQHIAYAKELGLETVGFLMMSHMAPVEKLVEQAKLMESYGADTVYVVDSAGYLVPDQVTERIHALKESLGVNIGFHGHNNLSLAMANTLAAINAGATRIDGSIRCLGAGAGNTQTEVLIAACERFGIKTGVDLYKIMDVAEDVVAPMLQVPQEITRDSLTLGYAGVYSSFALHAKRAAEKFGVDSRDILIELGNRKVVGGQEDMIIDVASELAKAKSAVAAK; encoded by the coding sequence ATGACAAATGAGAGAGATATTTTAATTACAGAGGTTGCTTTACGTGATGGAAGCCATGCGGTTAACCACCAATTTACAGTTGAACAAGTACGTGACATTGCAAAAGGTGTAGCGGAAGCAAATATTCCTTACATTGAAGTGGCACACGGCGACGGATTAGCGGGTTCATCTTTACAGTACGGCTTTTCTAAAGTAGATGAAATGGAATTAATCGAGGCAGCTGTCGACGCTGTTGACGGCAAGTCAAAGGTGGCTGTTCTTTTACTACCTGGTATCGGAACTCTAACAGAATTAAAACAAGCGGCAGATTTAGGTGTAAAAATGGCTCGTATCGCTACACATGTAACAGAAGCAGACGTGGCTCCACAACATATCGCATATGCAAAAGAATTAGGATTGGAAACAGTTGGCTTCCTAATGATGTCTCATATGGCACCAGTTGAAAAATTAGTAGAACAAGCAAAATTAATGGAGAGCTATGGAGCGGATACAGTATACGTAGTTGACTCTGCTGGTTACTTAGTTCCTGATCAAGTGACTGAGCGCATCCATGCATTGAAAGAATCTTTAGGTGTAAACATTGGCTTCCACGGCCACAATAACTTATCTTTAGCAATGGCAAACACACTGGCTGCGATCAATGCAGGTGCAACTCGTATTGATGGAAGTATTCGTTGTCTAGGTGCGGGTGCTGGTAACACACAAACGGAAGTTCTAATTGCTGCTTGTGAGCGTTTTGGAATTAAAACAGGTGTAGATCTGTATAAAATTATGGATGTGGCAGAAGATGTTGTCGCACCAATGCTACAAGTACCCCAAGAAATTACGCGTGACAGCTTAACTCTTGGATATGCAGGTGTTTATTCAAGCTTCGCGCTTCATGCAAAACGTGCAGCTGAAAAATTCGGTGTTGACTCTCGTGATATCTTAATTGAACTTGGTAACCGCAAAGTTGTCGGTGGTCAAGAAGATATGATTATCGATGTTGCGTCTGAACTTGCAAAGGCGAAAAGCGCAGTAGCTGCAAAATAA
- a CDS encoding IclR family transcriptional regulator, with translation MSERLIQSVERAADILELFLRLGPELSVKEISEFLSISKSTAHGLIKTLEHRGYLQQNQENLKYKLGLRLFELGHHMGEQLDIVNIALPIIKNLVDELKETVHLVVRQQDELIYVAKEEGPQTLRIYSHVGKRAPIHCTGVGKAILAYQTEEEVNRILDTVPLETFTEFTITDRNEIKQQLKMIESNGYSIDDEEIEIGLKCVAAPIFNFKGEVFASISCASPKMRVTEDRLPVVIQGVKNAASEISSKLGYKLFHVSTN, from the coding sequence GTGTCAGAACGTTTAATTCAATCTGTAGAAAGAGCAGCTGATATCCTGGAGTTATTTTTGCGCTTGGGTCCGGAACTGAGTGTGAAAGAAATTAGCGAATTTCTAAGTATTTCAAAAAGTACAGCACATGGACTCATTAAAACGCTTGAACACAGAGGATACCTTCAACAAAACCAAGAAAACCTTAAGTATAAATTAGGTTTAAGGTTATTTGAACTGGGACATCACATGGGAGAACAACTGGATATCGTAAACATTGCGCTTCCAATAATTAAGAATTTAGTTGATGAGTTGAAGGAAACGGTTCACTTAGTTGTTCGTCAACAGGACGAGCTAATTTATGTAGCAAAAGAAGAAGGTCCACAAACACTTAGAATCTATTCTCATGTTGGAAAAAGGGCACCGATTCATTGCACAGGAGTTGGGAAAGCGATACTCGCATACCAAACTGAAGAAGAAGTAAATCGAATTTTAGACACCGTTCCATTGGAAACATTTACTGAATTCACCATTACCGATAGGAACGAAATTAAACAACAATTAAAAATGATTGAATCGAATGGTTATTCGATTGATGATGAGGAAATTGAAATCGGTCTCAAATGCGTAGCCGCGCCAATTTTTAATTTTAAAGGGGAGGTCTTTGCCTCAATCAGTTGTGCTTCGCCAAAAATGAGAGTAACCGAGGATCGCCTTCCTGTCGTCATACAAGGAGTCAAAAACGCTGCTTCTGAAATTTCAAGCAAATTAGGCTACAAGCTGTTCCATGTCTCTACCAATTGA
- a CDS encoding acetaldehyde dehydrogenase (acetylating) produces MAKLKAAIVGSGNIGTDLMIKLGRSEYLELTAVIGIDPESDGLRRAREAGYAGVDTGIDGFFADSNLEADIIFDATSAKAHLYNNKLAQERGIKMIDLTPAAVGPYVSPAVNIDEHIDKSNINMITCGGQATIPMVHAINRVASVDYAEIVATISSKSAGPGTRANIDEFTETTSKAIEVVGGAKKGKAIIILNPAEPPIMMRNTVYALVEEGKMDEAKIRESILEMEKTVQSYVPGYRLRTEPIFDGNKVTIFIEVEGAGDYLPKYSGNLDIMTSAAVRVAEEFAKNAKKETV; encoded by the coding sequence TTGGCAAAATTAAAAGCTGCCATTGTTGGCTCAGGTAATATCGGTACAGACCTTATGATTAAATTAGGAAGATCAGAATACTTAGAATTAACTGCTGTTATCGGGATTGACCCAGAATCAGATGGACTTCGTCGTGCAAGAGAAGCTGGCTATGCGGGTGTAGATACTGGAATTGATGGCTTCTTTGCAGATTCTAATCTAGAAGCAGATATCATTTTTGACGCAACAAGTGCGAAAGCCCACCTTTATAATAATAAATTAGCTCAAGAACGCGGCATTAAAATGATCGATTTAACACCAGCTGCTGTTGGACCATATGTATCACCGGCGGTAAACATAGATGAACATATTGACAAAAGCAATATCAACATGATCACTTGTGGTGGTCAAGCTACAATTCCAATGGTACATGCAATTAATCGTGTAGCAAGTGTTGATTATGCAGAAATCGTTGCAACGATCTCAAGTAAAAGTGCGGGCCCTGGTACACGTGCTAACATTGATGAGTTTACTGAAACAACGTCAAAAGCGATTGAAGTAGTAGGTGGAGCGAAAAAAGGGAAAGCCATTATCATTTTAAACCCTGCTGAACCTCCAATTATGATGCGTAATACGGTTTATGCATTAGTAGAAGAAGGAAAAATGGATGAAGCTAAAATCCGTGAATCAATTCTTGAAATGGAAAAAACCGTTCAATCTTATGTTCCAGGATATCGCTTACGCACAGAACCTATTTTTGATGGCAATAAAGTAACCATCTTCATTGAAGTAGAAGGTGCAGGAGACTACTTACCAAAATACTCAGGTAACTTAGATATCATGACATCTGCTGCTGTCCGTGTTGCTGAAGAGTTTGCAAAAAATGCGAAGAAAGAAACAGTCTAA
- a CDS encoding SIMPL domain-containing protein (The SIMPL domain is named for its presence in mouse protein SIMPL (signalling molecule that associates with mouse pelle-like kinase). Bacterial member BP26, from Brucella, was shown to assemble into a channel-like structure, while YggE from E. coli has been associated with resistance to oxidative stress.), with protein sequence MYLQQGQPFYPSNQFAHPKMGNTIIVEGEGTIKVKPDQAKVTLGVVTENMDVQKAQQENALISNSVIRALRDLGIEESSIQTASYTIFPRYDYVEGQSILRGYEVEHLLEVLVKDLDIIGRVYETAIRNGVNRSGDIDFIVSNQDFIYQEALKRALRMAFEKATVISQSIGARMNPVPNKVTEQNPQQNKVGRVLSAQAQTFQAEEIPPIQTGQISIRATVQVVYVYQ encoded by the coding sequence ATGTACTTACAGCAAGGCCAGCCATTTTATCCGTCAAATCAATTTGCACATCCTAAAATGGGTAATACAATAATAGTTGAAGGTGAGGGAACCATTAAAGTTAAACCTGACCAAGCAAAAGTTACGCTTGGAGTGGTAACCGAGAATATGGACGTTCAAAAGGCACAGCAGGAAAATGCATTGATTTCCAACTCTGTTATTCGAGCATTAAGAGATTTAGGGATAGAAGAATCCTCGATCCAAACAGCCTCGTATACAATTTTTCCTCGTTACGATTATGTAGAGGGGCAGTCCATTTTAAGAGGTTATGAAGTAGAACATCTTTTAGAGGTACTCGTGAAAGACCTTGACATCATTGGAAGAGTATATGAAACAGCCATCCGAAATGGCGTTAATCGTAGTGGTGACATTGACTTTATCGTATCAAATCAGGACTTTATTTACCAGGAAGCATTGAAAAGAGCGCTTAGAATGGCTTTCGAGAAAGCAACGGTTATCTCCCAATCGATTGGCGCAAGAATGAACCCGGTTCCCAATAAAGTAACTGAACAAAATCCACAACAAAATAAGGTGGGCCGTGTCCTCTCTGCACAAGCTCAGACTTTTCAAGCAGAAGAAATCCCACCGATTCAAACAGGTCAAATTTCCATCCGTGCTACCGTTCAAGTTGTTTATGTTTATCAGTAG